The following are from one region of the Flavobacteriaceae bacterium UJ101 genome:
- a CDS encoding putative MFS-type transporter YxiO (Belongs to the major facilitator superfamily.) yields the protein MRKTIQKNDPKTMNAWAFYDWANSVYSLVITTTIFPLYYVSVLEGTGIKLLGLSHEAIYSFSIGFSFLLVVILSPILSAIADVIGNKKMFLKIFCTLGSLSCAGLFFFTSAETAYIGLLCSIFASVGFWGSLVFYNSYLPDIATEEHHDSLSAKGFSLGYIGSALLLVICLAIIMMHSSLGLEESFATRICFLLVAVWWFGFAQYTIMNLPKGNANGKKEKNNIIQNSYKELIKVRKELFKDPSLKNFLLGFFCYSVGVQTIFYLAVPFGKNDLKIEAETLIIIVLVMQIVAIGGATLYSKLSEKKGNKFALQVAIGVWFLVCILGYSINPEYKNAEYIFYLMAALVALVMGGIQSLSRSTYSKLIPNTNDTTTYFSFFDVLEKIAIILGTFLIGLMIEQFGNMRLGVLSMALFFMLGMYFIRNFKK from the coding sequence ATGAGAAAAACAATTCAAAAAAACGACCCGAAAACCATGAATGCCTGGGCTTTTTATGATTGGGCAAATTCTGTTTATTCACTAGTTATAACGACGACTATTTTTCCATTATATTATGTAAGTGTCTTAGAAGGAACAGGTATTAAGTTGTTAGGATTGAGTCATGAAGCAATTTATTCGTTTTCTATAGGTTTTTCTTTTTTATTGGTTGTGATTTTATCACCTATTTTATCTGCTATTGCAGATGTTATAGGAAATAAAAAAATGTTTTTGAAAATATTTTGTACCCTAGGTTCTTTAAGTTGTGCAGGATTGTTCTTTTTTACATCTGCCGAAACAGCTTATATAGGATTGTTGTGTAGTATTTTTGCTAGTGTAGGTTTTTGGGGAAGTTTGGTTTTTTATAATTCCTATTTACCAGATATAGCAACAGAAGAACATCATGATTCTTTGAGTGCAAAAGGTTTTTCATTAGGTTATATAGGTTCGGCTCTTTTATTGGTGATTTGTTTGGCTATTATTATGATGCACAGCTCGCTTGGTTTAGAAGAAAGTTTCGCTACTCGTATTTGTTTTCTTTTGGTAGCTGTTTGGTGGTTTGGATTTGCTCAATATACCATTATGAATTTGCCAAAAGGGAACGCAAATGGCAAAAAAGAAAAAAATAACATTATACAAAATAGTTATAAAGAATTAATAAAAGTTAGAAAAGAGCTCTTTAAAGATCCAAGCTTAAAAAACTTTTTATTAGGCTTTTTTTGCTATAGTGTAGGTGTACAAACTATTTTTTATTTAGCAGTTCCTTTTGGTAAAAATGATTTAAAAATAGAAGCAGAAACTTTAATTATAATTGTATTGGTAATGCAAATTGTTGCAATCGGAGGTGCCACGTTGTATTCTAAATTGTCAGAAAAAAAAGGAAATAAGTTTGCATTACAAGTAGCAATTGGTGTATGGTTTTTAGTTTGTATTTTAGGTTATAGTATAAATCCTGAGTATAAAAATGCAGAATATATATTTTATTTAATGGCAGCTTTGGTAGCTTTAGTTATGGGTGGAATACAATCATTATCAAGATCCACTTATTCAAAATTGATTCCTAATACTAATGACACTACGACCTATTTTAGTTTTTTTGATGTTTTAGAAAAAATAGCTATTATTTTAGGAACTTTTTTAATTGGTCTGATGATAGAACAATTTGGAAATATGAGGCTAGGAGTACTTTCAATGGCACTATTTTTTATGCTAGGAATGTATTTTATAAGAAATTTTAAAAAATAA
- a CDS encoding putative membrane protein YvoD: protein MKFKSVIKNWLKETNTTFVTLLKIMVPALLVIKILEEIGFITWLGEFLDPVMGAIGLPGETGLVWASTLLVNIYAGLMVFFTQIDFNSLTVLQVSILGSMMLIGHGLIIEGSIARKAGIPFHYTLLFRVGGAFLYAFIIYISCNQLDLLQQSVSFEFIPEISSQEKSLLEWGKEQIYGLIIIYFIIAGLIALLKLMTHFKITHFIQKILAPILNIIGIGPKAIPLTLIGLTLGLTYGGGLLIEGAKSGAIAKRHVILSMCLISLFHSMIEDTLLILIIGANLWVIMVFRLFFTLIIVFFINKIIKTS, encoded by the coding sequence ATGAAATTTAAATCTGTCATTAAAAACTGGTTGAAAGAAACGAATACTACTTTTGTTACTTTACTTAAAATTATGGTTCCTGCTCTTCTTGTTATCAAAATTTTAGAAGAAATAGGTTTTATAACTTGGTTGGGTGAGTTTTTAGATCCTGTAATGGGAGCAATAGGATTACCTGGTGAAACAGGGCTTGTTTGGGCATCTACTTTATTAGTAAATATCTATGCAGGGTTGATGGTTTTCTTTACTCAAATTGACTTCAACTCTTTAACGGTCTTACAAGTTTCTATCTTAGGAAGTATGATGCTCATTGGTCATGGATTGATTATTGAAGGTTCTATTGCCAGAAAAGCTGGAATTCCTTTTCATTATACCTTATTATTTCGTGTAGGAGGCGCTTTTTTATATGCTTTTATTATATATATTTCATGTAATCAACTTGATTTATTACAACAATCTGTTTCTTTTGAGTTCATTCCTGAAATTTCTTCACAAGAAAAATCTCTTCTAGAATGGGGAAAAGAACAAATTTATGGGCTTATTATCATCTATTTTATTATTGCAGGATTAATTGCTCTATTAAAACTAATGACCCATTTTAAAATTACTCATTTTATTCAAAAAATATTAGCTCCTATCCTGAATATTATCGGAATAGGTCCTAAAGCTATTCCTTTGACTTTAATAGGTCTAACATTAGGTTTAACTTATGGGGGAGGATTGCTAATTGAAGGGGCTAAAAGTGGAGCAATCGCCAAACGACATGTAATACTCTCTATGTGTCTTATTAGCCTCTTCCACAGTATGATTGAAGACACCTTACTCATACTTATTATAGGAGCTAACCTCTGGGTCATTATGGTTTTTAGATTGTTTTTCACTTTAATCATTGTGTTTTTTATCAACAAAATCATAAAAACATCTTAA
- the glyA|SHMT gene encoding glycine hydroxymethyltransferase (Catalyzes the reversible interconversion of serine and glycine with tetrahydrofolate (THF) serving as the one-carbon carrier. This reaction serves as the major source of one-carbon groups required for the biosynthesis of purines, thymidylate, methionine, and other important biomolecules. Also exhibits THF- independent aldolase activity toward beta-hydroxyamino acids, producing glycine and aldehydes, via a retro-aldol mechanism; Belongs to the SHMT family.; KEGG: bth:BT_0738 glycine hydroxymethyltransferase): protein MEKDQIIFDLIQEENKRQLSGLELIASENFVSPQVMAAQGSVLTNKYAEGYPGKRYYGGCEVVDKVEQLAIDRAKELFNAEYVNVQPHSGSQANAAVYLACLKPGDLIMGFDLSHGGHLTHGSPVNFSGKTYKVCSYGVKKETGLIDYEQMEKEALEKKPKMIICGASAYSRDIDYAKFREVADKIGAILLADISHPAGLIARGILEDPLPHCHIVTTTTHKTLRGPRGGLIMMGKDFENPFGEKTPKGEIKMMSKILDMAVFPGIQGGPLEHIIAAKAIAFGEALSEDYFQYILQIIKNTKVLAEELTGFGFEIVSGGSDNHCFLIDLRNKDITGKEAEKALVKADITCNKNMVPFDDKSPFTTSGIRLGTAALTTRGFVEEDMKKVASLINEVLSNINDETAILNVKKAVNQFVEGKPLFNDFKE from the coding sequence ATGGAAAAAGATCAAATCATTTTCGACCTAATTCAAGAAGAAAACAAAAGACAATTAAGTGGTTTAGAGTTGATTGCCTCTGAAAATTTTGTTTCGCCACAAGTTATGGCAGCACAAGGATCTGTTTTAACAAATAAATATGCCGAAGGTTATCCAGGTAAAAGGTATTATGGAGGATGTGAGGTAGTAGATAAAGTAGAACAATTGGCTATTGATCGTGCAAAAGAACTGTTTAATGCAGAATATGTTAATGTGCAACCACATTCTGGATCTCAGGCAAACGCAGCTGTTTATTTGGCTTGCTTAAAACCAGGAGATTTGATTATGGGATTTGATTTATCACATGGAGGACATTTAACACATGGCTCACCAGTTAATTTTTCAGGAAAAACATATAAAGTTTGTTCATATGGAGTAAAAAAAGAGACAGGTTTGATCGATTATGAGCAAATGGAAAAAGAAGCACTTGAAAAGAAGCCTAAAATGATTATTTGTGGAGCTTCTGCTTATTCAAGAGATATTGATTATGCTAAATTTAGAGAAGTAGCAGATAAAATAGGAGCTATTTTATTAGCTGATATATCGCATCCAGCTGGATTAATAGCAAGAGGTATTTTAGAAGATCCGCTTCCTCATTGTCACATAGTGACTACTACAACACATAAAACATTAAGAGGGCCAAGAGGAGGTTTGATTATGATGGGAAAAGATTTTGAAAATCCGTTTGGAGAGAAAACACCAAAAGGAGAAATCAAAATGATGTCTAAAATATTAGATATGGCTGTTTTTCCAGGTATTCAAGGAGGTCCGTTAGAGCATATTATTGCAGCTAAGGCCATTGCATTTGGAGAAGCTTTATCTGAAGATTATTTCCAATACATCTTGCAGATTATAAAAAATACTAAAGTATTAGCAGAGGAATTGACTGGCTTTGGATTTGAGATTGTTTCAGGAGGTTCTGATAATCATTGTTTTTTAATTGATTTAAGAAATAAAGATATTACAGGAAAAGAAGCCGAAAAAGCATTAGTAAAAGCTGATATAACGTGTAATAAAAATATGGTACCATTTGATGATAAATCTCCTTTTACAACTTCGGGGATAAGATTGGGTACAGCAGCACTTACAACAAGAGGGTTTGTAGAAGAAGATATGAAAAAAGTTGCTTCGTTAATCAATGAAGTATTATCCAATATTAACGACGAAACAGCTATTTTGAACGTTAAAAAGGCCGTAAATCAATTTGTCGAAGGGAAACCTTTATTTAACGATTTCAAAGAATAA
- the VARS|valS gene encoding valine--tRNA ligase (KEGG: fbr:FBFL15_1149 valyl-tRNA synthetase), translating to MLKYRLLLTLLLSNFLASQILVDPSGKPESTLPLDDLIQEVLFSGCEQITNLKVKSGEPQGIKSYGYFEKGASDFNFNNGIVLSTGNVASVPAPFDNNKEDKIGEGNEVTGSWGGDTDLQKILNAQLGGNIQTYNSTSLEFDIIPLTDKISIDFIFGSNEYELMGDYECIDATTNFQDGFAFLISGPGITNDTGIDGKNIALIPGDNKAVGVGTIHNNKSCANIGREDLYVEGATKNTIDVNGYTVPLTAVQDVTPGLTYKIKIVLGERGDGKYDSFIFLAGDGFSFNIDLGEDQTICRGDEYILDAGDLSGLATYKWYKDGVEISGETSSKLKVSETGNYKAEAILSDCVLVDEVQITVEDLPAPRNLVYEECSKTEYAEFYLPNRNSEIIEGHENYTISFHKTFDDAEKNINPLPDNYTNEEPVTQTIYIRVESENGCVGYSRYKLIVNLKPEYKGTLSIDECDENQDGKEIFDLNPIKEEIINNSIATQVTFHLTEAQAISGQNPLPLLYETETRTIYARYITNTDCFEFIKVQLNVISGPEIEPVNDIFCDAEKDGEVIDLTSYETQLDSSLDYEYYLTEQNTIDQVNKIIDPTAVTVKETTTTFYVRTVSSTDSCESYTTITIELEYLPVLESLVLNYEVCDSEYDSEVPVQLDDVRMAIDSSNKYEIDFYLTQSDGENNINEITTPSYLVTTTNNQLIAKVYSGEKCYTYVTVDFVIKEKPQLATDSVIVKFCKDNGTVLFDLTTLEETFMADRAGVAITYHTSISDAENNLNPISNPTAYDIIKQGTIVYVRFASFETCSSIGEIRFEEQQGPVGKDIEDSFCIDEGSSLVIDLTEYEKEIVVDPIWSIVYYETLSDAENQVNPISDPSNYTLVNDKTLYQRIDSENNLGCYTISTLELKVSNLPTVQNTSLTECELDGDNSSTFILTNANEAIITNAEDYQFAYFLSTSDLENNVNELAVAYNSTGGETIYVKVEDNQTGCYSVAEIELIVSSADSSGSIEQIGCESDDNGFTTFDLSENDTAIFEIIEGTSIAYYASLSDADLQQNELPQNYTNTTAYNQTVYAKVKDGTVCKGVVEVNLVIIQNPILNVEKEVFKCPEDNVVLDAGEGHFSYEWSTGQTTQQITVEEPGSYTITVYNENGCSTTEVIVVENYEGPILVDLITGPDYIEAIVKNPSEYTYSIDGTNFQTNPRFTGIDDGIYTVYAKSSQGCITTLGTIGLITQDAIANVFTPNGDGFNDYWTVEGLDAFPEATVQVFSREGKEVLKTVVGNGFSWDGTFLGRRLPSNDYWYIIKLPDGKIFRSHLTLKNR from the coding sequence ATGCTTAAATACAGATTATTATTAACACTATTATTATCTAACTTTTTGGCTTCTCAGATATTGGTAGATCCATCTGGTAAACCAGAAAGTACACTTCCACTAGATGATTTAATCCAAGAGGTTTTATTTAGTGGATGCGAACAAATAACCAATTTAAAGGTAAAATCAGGAGAGCCTCAAGGTATCAAAAGTTATGGATATTTTGAAAAAGGCGCTTCTGATTTTAATTTTAATAATGGAATTGTCTTGTCAACAGGAAATGTTGCTTCCGTTCCGGCTCCCTTTGATAACAATAAAGAAGACAAAATAGGAGAGGGAAATGAAGTTACTGGATCTTGGGGAGGGGATACTGACTTACAAAAAATATTAAATGCACAATTAGGAGGAAACATCCAAACCTATAACTCAACATCTTTAGAATTTGATATTATTCCTTTAACAGATAAAATTTCAATTGATTTTATTTTTGGATCAAATGAATATGAGTTGATGGGTGATTATGAATGTATTGATGCTACAACTAATTTTCAAGATGGTTTTGCCTTTTTAATTAGTGGCCCTGGGATTACAAATGATACAGGGATTGATGGGAAAAATATAGCCCTTATACCAGGTGATAACAAAGCAGTAGGAGTAGGGACAATTCATAATAATAAATCATGTGCTAATATAGGAAGAGAAGATTTGTATGTAGAAGGTGCTACAAAAAATACAATAGATGTAAATGGTTATACTGTTCCTTTAACAGCGGTACAAGATGTTACACCAGGATTGACTTATAAAATTAAAATAGTTTTAGGTGAAAGAGGAGATGGTAAATATGATTCTTTTATATTTTTAGCTGGAGATGGTTTCAGTTTTAATATTGATTTAGGAGAAGATCAAACAATATGTAGAGGAGATGAATATATTTTAGATGCAGGAGACTTAAGTGGATTAGCAACTTATAAATGGTATAAAGATGGAGTTGAAATATCAGGAGAAACTAGTTCAAAATTAAAGGTTTCTGAAACGGGTAATTATAAAGCAGAAGCTATTTTATCAGATTGTGTTTTGGTTGATGAAGTACAAATTACAGTAGAAGATTTACCTGCACCTAGAAATCTTGTTTATGAGGAATGTTCTAAAACAGAATATGCAGAATTTTATTTACCTAATCGAAATTCTGAAATAATCGAAGGGCATGAAAATTATACAATATCTTTTCACAAAACATTTGATGACGCTGAAAAGAATATTAATCCTTTACCAGATAATTATACAAATGAGGAACCTGTAACACAGACAATTTATATTAGAGTAGAAAGTGAAAATGGATGTGTAGGTTATTCAAGATATAAATTAATCGTAAATCTTAAACCAGAGTACAAAGGAACTTTGTCAATTGATGAATGTGACGAAAATCAAGATGGTAAAGAAATTTTTGATTTGAATCCTATAAAAGAAGAAATTATTAATAATTCTATAGCAACTCAGGTTACATTTCATTTGACTGAAGCACAAGCTATATCAGGACAAAATCCTCTTCCTTTATTATATGAAACGGAAACGAGAACGATCTACGCAAGATATATTACAAATACGGATTGTTTTGAGTTTATAAAAGTACAATTGAATGTAATTTCAGGACCTGAAATAGAACCTGTTAATGATATATTTTGTGATGCTGAAAAAGATGGTGAAGTGATTGATTTAACATCTTATGAAACTCAACTAGATTCATCACTTGATTATGAATACTATCTAACAGAACAAAATACAATTGATCAGGTAAATAAAATTATTGATCCTACAGCCGTAACAGTAAAAGAAACAACCACTACTTTTTATGTACGAACAGTTAGTAGTACAGATAGTTGTGAAAGTTATACAACCATTACAATTGAATTGGAATATTTACCAGTTTTAGAATCATTAGTTTTAAATTACGAAGTATGTGATTCAGAATATGATTCAGAAGTTCCTGTTCAATTGGATGATGTTAGAATGGCAATTGATTCTTCCAATAAATATGAAATTGATTTTTATTTAACACAATCAGATGGAGAAAATAATATCAATGAAATTACAACACCTAGTTATTTAGTAACTACAACTAATAATCAGTTGATAGCTAAAGTTTATTCAGGAGAAAAATGTTATACTTATGTTACAGTTGATTTTGTAATAAAAGAAAAACCACAATTAGCTACAGATAGTGTTATTGTTAAGTTCTGTAAAGATAATGGTACAGTATTATTTGATTTAACAACTCTTGAAGAAACCTTTATGGCTGATAGAGCTGGTGTTGCCATAACTTATCATACATCAATTTCAGATGCAGAAAATAATCTTAATCCTATTTCAAACCCAACAGCATATGATATTATAAAACAGGGAACGATCGTTTATGTACGCTTTGCTTCTTTTGAAACATGTTCATCTATAGGAGAGATAAGATTTGAGGAACAACAAGGACCTGTTGGAAAAGATATTGAAGATTCATTTTGTATAGATGAAGGATCAAGTTTAGTGATTGATTTAACTGAATATGAAAAGGAAATTGTGGTAGATCCAATATGGAGTATAGTATATTATGAAACATTATCAGATGCAGAAAATCAAGTAAACCCAATTTCAGATCCATCAAATTATACATTAGTAAACGATAAAACACTTTATCAGAGAATTGATTCAGAAAATAATTTAGGATGTTATACCATCAGTACTTTAGAATTGAAAGTTTCCAATTTGCCGACCGTACAAAATACATCATTAACTGAATGTGAATTGGATGGCGATAATAGTTCAACTTTTATTTTAACAAATGCTAATGAAGCGATTATAACCAATGCTGAAGATTATCAATTTGCTTATTTTCTTTCTACTTCAGATTTAGAAAATAATGTGAATGAATTAGCTGTTGCCTATAATTCAACAGGAGGAGAGACTATTTATGTAAAAGTAGAAGATAATCAAACAGGATGCTATTCTGTTGCTGAAATTGAGTTGATTGTTTCTAGTGCTGATTCAAGTGGAAGTATAGAACAAATTGGTTGTGAAAGTGATGATAATGGATTTACTACATTTGATTTGTCAGAAAATGATACTGCTATTTTTGAAATAATAGAAGGTACATCAATAGCTTATTATGCTTCTTTATCAGATGCAGATTTACAACAAAATGAACTTCCTCAAAATTATACAAATACTACGGCCTATAACCAAACTGTATATGCTAAAGTAAAAGATGGAACGGTATGTAAAGGTGTAGTGGAAGTTAATTTAGTGATCATTCAAAATCCAATTTTGAATGTAGAAAAAGAAGTGTTTAAATGTCCAGAAGATAATGTAGTTTTAGATGCAGGAGAAGGACATTTCTCTTACGAATGGAGTACAGGACAAACGACACAGCAAATTACAGTAGAAGAGCCAGGAAGTTATACGATTACCGTTTATAACGAAAATGGCTGTAGTACAACAGAAGTAATTGTTGTAGAAAATTACGAAGGGCCTATTTTAGTTGATTTAATAACAGGTCCAGATTATATTGAAGCGATTGTGAAAAATCCTTCAGAATATACATATTCAATTGATGGAACTAATTTCCAAACCAATCCAAGATTTACTGGAATTGATGATGGAATTTATACCGTATATGCGAAAAGTTCGCAAGGATGTATTACAACTTTGGGTACAATTGGGTTAATTACACAAGATGCAATAGCCAATGTATTTACACCAAATGGAGATGGATTTAATGATTATTGGACTGTGGAAGGTTTAGATGCTTTTCCAGAAGCAACAGTTCAAGTTTTTTCAAGAGAAGGGAAAGAAGTTTTGAAAACCGTTGTAGGTAATGGATTCTCATGGGACGGAACGTTCTTAGGAAGAAGATTACCTTCAAATGACTATTGGTATATCATCAAACTACCTGATGGTAAAATTTTCAGAAGCCACTTAACCCTTAAAAACAGATAA
- the DLD|lpd|pdhD gene encoding dihydrolipoyl dehydrogenase (The branched-chain alpha-keto dehydrogenase complex catalyzes the overall conversion of alpha-keto acids to acyl-CoA and CO(2). It contains multiple copies of 3 enzymatic components: branched-chain alpha-keto acid decarboxylase (E1), lipoamide acyltransferase (E2) and lipoamide dehydrogenase (E3). Belongs to the class-I pyridine nucleotide-disulfide oxidoreductase family.; KEGG: pfo:Pfl01_5671 dihydrolipoamide dehydrogenase), whose protein sequence is MSAYDITVIGSGPGGYVAAIRAAQLGFKTAIIEKYSTLGGTCLNVGCIPSKALLDSSHHYDEAVKHFGEHGINIETPTIDFGQMVARKKAVVDQTTGGVQYLMDKNKIDVITGVGSFKDATHITITKEDGSNEEIESKYSIIATGSKPTELPFLKFDKKRIISSTEALVLKEIPKHLIVIGGGVIGIELGTVYRRLGSEVTVVEFADRLVAGMDGAISKEMQKSLKKKGFKLNLSTKVTGASVSGGEVTVTAENKKGETVEFKGDYCLVSVGRRPYTTGLGLENVGVETDERGFVKVNDHLQTNISNIYAIGDVIGGAMLAHKAEEEGVLVTEFLAGQKPHIDYNLIPGVVYTWPEAAGVGKTEEQLKEAGVDYKVGSFPMRALGRARASMDIEGLVKVIADAKTDEILGVHMFGARAADMIAEAVVAMEYRASAEDISRMSHAHPTFTEAIKEAALAATDNRPLHV, encoded by the coding sequence ATGAGTGCATACGATATTACCGTAATAGGGAGTGGACCAGGCGGTTATGTAGCAGCGATTAGAGCAGCTCAATTAGGTTTTAAAACAGCCATTATTGAAAAATATTCAACATTAGGAGGAACGTGTTTAAATGTAGGATGTATTCCTTCAAAAGCGTTATTAGATTCTTCACATCATTATGATGAAGCGGTAAAGCATTTTGGAGAACATGGTATTAATATAGAAACACCTACTATTGATTTTGGTCAAATGGTAGCTCGTAAAAAAGCAGTGGTTGATCAAACAACAGGAGGGGTTCAATATTTAATGGATAAAAATAAAATTGATGTTATTACTGGGGTAGGATCGTTTAAAGATGCTACTCATATTACCATAACAAAAGAAGATGGTTCGAACGAAGAGATAGAATCAAAATATTCCATTATTGCAACAGGTTCTAAACCAACAGAATTACCATTTTTGAAGTTTGATAAGAAACGTATTATTTCTTCGACTGAAGCATTGGTTTTAAAAGAAATTCCTAAACATTTAATCGTTATTGGAGGAGGTGTAATTGGAATTGAATTAGGAACTGTTTACCGTCGTTTAGGCTCAGAAGTAACGGTTGTTGAATTTGCTGATCGTTTGGTAGCTGGAATGGACGGTGCTATTTCGAAAGAAATGCAAAAATCATTAAAGAAAAAAGGATTCAAATTAAACCTATCAACAAAAGTAACAGGAGCTTCTGTTTCAGGAGGTGAAGTAACCGTTACGGCAGAGAATAAGAAAGGAGAAACAGTAGAGTTTAAAGGAGATTATTGTTTGGTTTCTGTAGGGCGTAGACCTTATACGACAGGTTTAGGTTTAGAAAATGTAGGAGTAGAAACAGATGAAAGAGGTTTTGTAAAAGTAAATGATCATTTACAAACTAATATTTCGAATATCTATGCTATCGGAGATGTTATTGGAGGAGCAATGTTAGCACACAAAGCGGAAGAAGAAGGTGTTTTGGTTACAGAATTTTTAGCAGGCCAAAAACCTCATATTGATTATAATTTGATTCCTGGTGTTGTTTATACATGGCCAGAAGCGGCGGGTGTTGGAAAAACAGAAGAACAATTAAAAGAAGCTGGAGTTGATTATAAAGTAGGATCTTTCCCTATGCGTGCTTTAGGACGTGCTCGTGCTAGTATGGATATTGAAGGTCTAGTAAAAGTTATAGCAGATGCTAAAACAGATGAGATTTTAGGTGTTCATATGTTTGGTGCTCGTGCTGCAGATATGATTGCAGAAGCTGTTGTTGCTATGGAATACCGAGCATCAGCTGAAGATATTTCTAGAATGTCACATGCGCATCCAACTTTTACAGAGGCAATTAAAGAAGCTGCTTTAGCAGCAACGGATAATCGCCCATTGCATGTGTAA
- the pqqL gene encoding putative zinc protease (Belongs to the peptidase M16 family.; KEGG: mmr:Mmar10_2615 zinc protease; Metalloendopeptidases): MKKIFFAVGLISSVFSLVNAQQIQFEEYDLENGLHVILQEDHSNPIVTVSVLYHVGSKNEEPNRTGFAHFFEHLLFEGSENIKRGEFSQYVENNGGVLNANTTKDRTYYYETLPSNQLALGLWLESERMLHAKVENVGIETQREVVKEEKRLRMDNQPYMTAFRKEIWEYLFPTHPYNWAVIGSIDDLNAAQEADYKNFYATYYVPNNATLSIAGDINPTEAKKLIQDYFGSIPKGTKTIKRPHVTEKPITKEIVVTSEDKNAQLPAILIAYRTPKETDKDAYVLDIISNVLSNGQSSRITKNVVNKKQLALASGSFLYGLEDYGTFFIYAMPNQGVETDKLLEALDLEVDNLINNGISEKELQTQINKLEKQFVSGNGTTSGIAENLANYHVYFGDANLINTEIDKYRAITVEDIKRVAKKYLNKNQRVRMNVVPSKK, translated from the coding sequence ATGAAAAAAATATTCTTTGCAGTAGGACTTATCTCCTCTGTTTTTTCTTTAGTCAATGCCCAACAAATTCAATTTGAAGAGTATGATTTAGAAAACGGACTTCATGTTATTTTACAAGAAGACCATTCCAATCCTATTGTAACGGTTTCTGTTCTCTATCATGTAGGTTCAAAAAATGAAGAACCTAATCGTACAGGTTTTGCACATTTTTTTGAACATTTATTATTTGAAGGTTCTGAAAACATCAAACGAGGTGAATTTTCTCAATATGTAGAAAATAATGGTGGTGTTTTAAACGCTAATACCACAAAAGATCGTACTTATTACTATGAAACCTTACCTTCCAATCAACTGGCTTTGGGACTCTGGTTAGAATCTGAAAGAATGTTACATGCTAAAGTTGAAAATGTAGGAATAGAAACACAACGTGAGGTTGTTAAGGAAGAAAAACGATTGCGTATGGATAATCAACCTTATATGACTGCATTCAGAAAAGAAATTTGGGAATATTTATTTCCAACTCACCCTTATAATTGGGCTGTAATTGGTTCTATAGATGATTTAAATGCTGCACAAGAAGCGGATTATAAAAACTTCTATGCAACTTACTATGTTCCCAATAATGCAACACTATCAATTGCGGGAGATATCAATCCTACTGAAGCAAAAAAATTAATTCAAGATTATTTCGGATCTATTCCCAAAGGAACAAAAACAATAAAACGTCCTCACGTAACTGAAAAACCTATTACAAAAGAAATTGTTGTTACATCAGAAGACAAAAACGCACAATTACCTGCTATTTTAATTGCGTATAGAACACCTAAAGAAACAGACAAAGATGCCTATGTTTTAGATATTATCTCGAATGTTCTTTCTAACGGTCAATCATCTAGAATTACCAAAAACGTAGTCAATAAAAAGCAATTAGCTTTGGCTTCAGGATCCTTTTTATATGGACTAGAAGATTATGGTACATTTTTCATCTATGCTATGCCTAATCAGGGAGTAGAAACAGATAAATTACTAGAAGCCCTAGATCTTGAAGTTGATAATTTAATTAACAATGGAATTTCTGAAAAAGAATTACAAACTCAAATCAATAAGTTAGAAAAACAATTTGTTTCAGGGAATGGTACTACTTCAGGAATTGCGGAAAACTTAGCCAATTATCACGTTTATTTTGGTGATGCTAATTTAATCAATACAGAAATTGATAAATATAGAGCGATTACAGTTGAAGATATTAAACGTGTTGCTAAAAAATACTTAAATAAGAATCAACGTGTTCGCATGAATGTAGTTCCCTCAAAAAAATAA